A portion of the Streptomyces platensis genome contains these proteins:
- a CDS encoding TadE/TadG family type IV pilus assembly protein, with the protein MRRPLGGDDRGQVAVEFMGLLPLILLVLALLWQLVLVGYTYSLAAHSADRGARAATATEGGGEGACRAAAEGELPSSWRAGASTSCGTESGLWKATVRIEVPVLFPGAGSYPWKVTGSAGAAKEATG; encoded by the coding sequence GTGCGGCGCCCGCTGGGCGGCGACGACCGGGGGCAGGTGGCCGTGGAATTCATGGGGCTGCTCCCGCTGATCCTGCTGGTCCTCGCCCTGCTCTGGCAGTTGGTGCTGGTCGGGTACACCTACTCGCTCGCCGCGCACTCCGCCGACCGCGGCGCACGGGCCGCCACCGCCACCGAGGGCGGCGGCGAGGGCGCCTGCCGCGCCGCCGCCGAGGGCGAACTCCCCAGTTCCTGGCGCGCGGGCGCCTCGACCTCCTGCGGAACGGAGTCGGGCCTGTGGAAGGCCACCGTACGGATCGAGGTCCCGGTGCTCTTCCCCGGCGCCGGCAGCTATCCGTGGAAGGTCACCGGCTCGGCCGGCGCCGCGAAGGAGGCCACCGGATGA
- a CDS encoding TadE/TadG family type IV pilus assembly protein translates to MSAVRLPARFRGHGRDRGQASIEFLGFLPILLVVGLAVVQLGLAAYTVQQAGTGARAAARTASMDEADRETGPQAAGRAAMSGWVADDATISVGGGGAEVSATVRVPIPSVIPGVDSLGTASRTATMPRPQEPGALGPRAADTYEGAPPR, encoded by the coding sequence ATGAGCGCCGTACGCCTTCCCGCCCGGTTCCGCGGTCACGGCCGCGACCGGGGCCAGGCCTCCATCGAATTCCTCGGCTTTCTGCCGATCCTGCTGGTCGTCGGGCTCGCCGTGGTCCAGCTCGGCCTGGCCGCCTACACCGTCCAGCAGGCCGGGACCGGAGCGCGCGCCGCGGCCCGCACCGCCTCGATGGACGAGGCCGACCGGGAGACCGGCCCGCAGGCCGCCGGACGGGCCGCGATGAGCGGCTGGGTCGCCGACGACGCGACGATCTCGGTGGGCGGCGGGGGCGCCGAGGTCAGCGCGACGGTGCGGGTACCGATCCCCTCGGTCATCCCCGGCGTCGACAGCCTCGGTACGGCCAGCCGCACCGCCACCATGCCCCGCCCGCAGGAACCCGGCGCGCTGGGCCCGCGCGCCGCGGACACGTACGAAGGAGCGCCCCCGCGATGA
- a CDS encoding CpaF family protein produces MSLKARIVAPEPAGEAREDSHLVAVYRAKLLEEIDLAEMSSLAAVERRSRLERVLGHIISREGPVLSTAERAQLIRRVVDEALGLGVLEPLLEDASITEIMVNGPDQVYVERAGRVELLPVRFASHEQLMQTIERIVSTVNRRVDESNPMVDARLPSGERVNVIIPPLALNGATLTIRRFPRAYTLAELIGMGTLDEQMLMLLAGLVRAKFNVVVSGATGAGKTTLLNALSGLIPDGERIITVEDAAELQLQQSHVIRLESRPPNVEGKGRITIRDLVRNSLRMRPDRIIVGEVRGGETLDMLQAMSTGHDGSLATVHANSAEDALMRLQTLASMSDVKIPFEALRDQINSAVDCLVQLTRHADGSRRISEIAILDSRGHEDYRIATVCRFDAEPMGADRIVHGQFRYFPLPRRVAERLFMASEPTPPAFGVATHDAQLATRKAHS; encoded by the coding sequence ATGAGTCTGAAAGCCCGGATCGTCGCACCCGAACCGGCCGGTGAGGCGCGCGAGGACAGCCATCTGGTCGCCGTCTACCGCGCCAAGCTGCTCGAAGAGATCGACCTCGCCGAGATGTCCTCGCTGGCCGCGGTCGAGCGCCGCTCACGGCTGGAGCGGGTGCTCGGCCACATCATCAGCCGTGAGGGCCCGGTGCTCTCCACCGCCGAACGCGCCCAGCTCATCCGCCGGGTGGTGGACGAGGCGCTGGGCCTCGGGGTGCTGGAGCCGCTGCTGGAGGACGCCTCGATCACCGAGATCATGGTCAACGGCCCGGACCAGGTGTACGTCGAGCGGGCCGGCCGGGTCGAGCTGCTGCCCGTCCGCTTCGCCTCGCACGAGCAGCTGATGCAGACCATCGAACGGATCGTCTCCACCGTCAACCGCCGGGTCGACGAGTCCAATCCGATGGTCGACGCCCGGCTGCCGTCCGGCGAACGCGTCAATGTCATCATCCCGCCGCTCGCGCTGAACGGCGCCACCCTCACCATCCGCCGCTTCCCCCGCGCCTACACCCTCGCCGAACTCATCGGCATGGGCACCCTCGACGAGCAGATGCTGATGCTGCTGGCGGGGCTGGTGCGGGCCAAGTTCAATGTGGTGGTCTCCGGCGCCACGGGTGCGGGCAAGACCACCCTCCTCAACGCGCTGTCCGGGCTGATCCCGGACGGCGAGCGGATCATCACCGTCGAGGACGCCGCCGAACTCCAGCTCCAGCAGAGCCATGTCATCCGGCTGGAGTCCCGGCCGCCCAACGTCGAGGGCAAGGGCCGGATCACCATCCGCGACCTGGTCCGCAACTCCCTGCGGATGCGCCCCGACCGCATCATCGTCGGCGAGGTGCGCGGCGGCGAGACCCTCGACATGCTCCAGGCGATGTCGACCGGCCACGACGGCTCGCTGGCCACCGTGCACGCCAACAGCGCCGAGGACGCCCTGATGCGGCTCCAGACCCTGGCGTCCATGTCCGACGTCAAGATCCCCTTCGAGGCGCTGCGGGACCAGATCAACAGCGCCGTCGACTGCCTCGTCCAGCTCACCCGGCACGCCGACGGCTCCCGCCGGATCAGCGAGATCGCCATCCTCGACTCACGCGGCCACGAGGACTACCGGATCGCCACGGTCTGCCGCTTCGACGCCGAACCGATGGGCGCCGACCGCATCGTGCACGGCCAATTCCGCTACTTCCCGCTGCCGCGCCGGGTCGCCGAACGCCTCTTCATGGCCAGCGAGCCCACCCCGCCCGCCTTCGGCGTCGCCACCCACGACGCCCAACTCGCCACCCGGAAGGCCCACTCATGA
- a CDS encoding type II secretion system F family protein produces MTGGNDLALLAIGATLLCGLLAIAGARTYAAGRAQRQAIVDRLADERGLPVTGRRRFPSVDRALRGTRFGRRLELRLTATGLDVTPGEFVVYMLGTVLALWLVAQATLAPFFGPIAALVAIWAAFAFLNWQRQKRIEKFINQLPELSRILANATQAGLALRTALGMAAEELEAPAGEELAKVSDKLSVGHSIDEALGELAERLPSRELVVLVTTLVLANRAGGTVVGSLRNLTKTLEERKETRREVRTQLSQVVVTAYVVPLLGIGTLLLMNRIAPGAIDRMTSSFLGQLAVVVAFALYGLGFFLIRRLSKIDV; encoded by the coding sequence ATGACCGGCGGGAACGACCTCGCCCTGCTCGCCATCGGCGCCACACTGCTGTGCGGGCTGCTCGCGATCGCCGGCGCCCGGACGTACGCGGCCGGGCGCGCCCAGCGGCAGGCCATCGTCGACCGGCTGGCCGACGAGCGCGGACTGCCGGTGACCGGGCGGCGCCGCTTCCCGTCCGTCGACCGGGCGCTGCGCGGCACCCGCTTCGGCCGCCGCCTCGAACTGCGGCTGACCGCCACCGGCCTGGACGTCACCCCCGGCGAGTTCGTCGTCTACATGCTCGGCACGGTCCTCGCGCTGTGGCTGGTCGCCCAGGCCACCCTCGCCCCCTTCTTCGGCCCGATCGCCGCGCTGGTCGCCATCTGGGCGGCGTTCGCCTTCCTCAACTGGCAGCGGCAGAAGCGCATCGAGAAGTTCATCAACCAGCTGCCCGAACTCTCCCGGATCCTCGCCAACGCCACCCAGGCGGGGCTCGCGCTGCGGACGGCGTTGGGCATGGCGGCCGAGGAACTGGAGGCCCCGGCCGGTGAGGAACTGGCCAAGGTCTCCGACAAGCTCTCCGTCGGCCACTCCATCGATGAGGCGCTCGGCGAGCTCGCCGAACGCCTGCCGTCCCGGGAACTCGTCGTGCTCGTCACCACGCTGGTGCTGGCCAACCGCGCCGGCGGCACCGTCGTCGGCTCGCTGCGCAACCTCACCAAGACCCTGGAGGAGCGCAAGGAGACCCGCCGGGAGGTCCGCACCCAGCTCTCCCAGGTGGTGGTCACCGCCTATGTCGTCCCGCTGCTCGGTATCGGCACCCTGCTGCTGATGAACCGGATCGCCCCGGGCGCCATCGACCGGATGACCTCCTCCTTCCTCGGCCAGCTCGCGGTCGTGGTGGCCTTCGCCCTCTACGGGCTCGGGTTCTTCCTCATCCGCCGCCTCTCCAAGATCGACGTCTAG
- a CDS encoding DUF5936 domain-containing protein, with translation MALGILLALAFALSVAGICCGIALYRREARLPPDLALSLEVGATRTTAVGSAVDRAGMRYAPLVLRLMGGKRTARIRRRIDLAGNPGGLTVDRYAARRAVYGALGLFGALVMFLRGQPLLGVLMVLFGLFWTEVGIWAAIRQRKDTIERTLPDFLDVLAVVVSAGLGFRQALDRVAEKYEGPWADELRITLRQMDMGVSRRAAFEELRKRNDSEQVAQFVTALQQGEELGSPIVETLIQIADDMRRTDAQNARRRAARAVPKATMVVTTFMVPATMILLIAGFFLGSGTNFGSLMGR, from the coding sequence ATGGCACTCGGAATCCTGCTGGCCCTCGCCTTCGCCCTCTCGGTCGCCGGTATCTGCTGCGGTATCGCGCTCTACCGGCGCGAGGCCCGGCTGCCGCCCGACCTGGCGCTGTCCCTGGAGGTCGGCGCGACCCGCACCACGGCCGTCGGGTCGGCGGTGGACCGCGCCGGGATGCGGTACGCGCCGCTGGTGCTGCGGCTGATGGGCGGCAAGCGCACCGCCCGGATCCGCCGGCGGATCGACCTGGCGGGCAATCCGGGCGGGCTGACCGTCGACCGCTACGCCGCCCGCCGCGCCGTCTACGGGGCCCTCGGCCTCTTCGGCGCGCTGGTGATGTTTCTGCGCGGTCAGCCGCTGCTCGGCGTGCTGATGGTGCTCTTCGGCCTCTTCTGGACCGAGGTCGGCATCTGGGCCGCCATCCGTCAGCGCAAGGACACCATCGAGCGCACTCTTCCGGACTTTCTGGATGTGCTGGCCGTCGTGGTCAGCGCCGGCCTGGGCTTCCGTCAGGCCCTGGACCGGGTCGCCGAGAAGTATGAGGGGCCATGGGCGGATGAACTCCGGATCACGCTGCGGCAGATGGACATGGGCGTCAGCCGCCGGGCGGCCTTCGAGGAACTGCGCAAACGCAATGACTCCGAACAGGTCGCGCAGTTCGTCACCGCCCTCCAGCAGGGCGAGGAACTGGGCTCGCCGATCGTCGAGACGCTGATCCAGATCGCCGACGACATGCGCCGGACCGACGCCCAGAACGCCCGGCGCCGGGCCGCCCGCGCGGTCCCCAAGGCCACCATGGTCGTCACCACCTTTATGGTTCCGGCCACGATGATCCTGCTCATCGCCGGTTTCTTCCTGGGCTCGGGCACCAACTTCGGCTCGCTGATGGGCAGGTGA
- a CDS encoding membrane protein, whose translation MAKRILGNDRGQTSIEYLGIIAVVVAIVLVLSTTDFGSQIANAIANKISDVVGI comes from the coding sequence ATGGCGAAGCGGATTTTGGGGAACGACCGGGGACAGACCTCGATCGAGTACCTCGGCATCATCGCGGTGGTCGTGGCGATCGTCCTGGTCCTGTCGACCACGGACTTCGGCAGCCAGATCGCGAACGCCATCGCCAACAAGATCTCCGACGTCGTCGGCATTTAG
- a CDS encoding pilus assembly protein TadG-related protein, translating to MPATTPPRRRRDEGQAFPLYIVAVGGLLFLALAFFAVGQAAASRNGAQTAADAAALAAGQKYRELLRESVLDGLRDGSYRTDPTAWEELLNGRGVLSPAACESAAWFAGRNGAYLSGPRCTPDSWPTSFAVEVTTRKPVGDSVIPATSNEHASAAAKSVVGPRCTLDPAQDDTGDTDGEDGTDDEGGKGGKGGKDDDAPAPVEITCDGKRWTLDPRRLTELPDAADLFSVRLAH from the coding sequence GTGCCGGCCACCACCCCACCCCGCCGCCGGCGCGACGAAGGGCAGGCCTTCCCGCTCTACATCGTCGCGGTCGGTGGCCTGCTCTTCCTCGCGCTCGCCTTCTTCGCCGTCGGGCAGGCGGCGGCCAGCCGCAACGGTGCGCAGACCGCCGCCGACGCGGCCGCGCTCGCCGCCGGCCAGAAGTACCGCGAACTGCTGCGTGAGAGCGTGCTCGACGGCCTCCGCGACGGCAGCTACCGGACCGACCCGACGGCCTGGGAAGAGCTGCTGAACGGGCGCGGTGTCCTGTCCCCGGCGGCCTGCGAGAGCGCGGCCTGGTTCGCCGGACGCAACGGCGCCTATCTCTCCGGCCCCCGCTGCACCCCGGACTCCTGGCCCACCTCGTTCGCCGTCGAGGTCACCACCCGCAAACCCGTGGGGGATTCCGTCATCCCGGCGACCAGCAACGAACATGCGTCCGCCGCGGCGAAGTCCGTCGTCGGTCCCCGCTGCACCCTCGACCCCGCCCAGGACGACACCGGCGACACGGACGGCGAGGACGGCACGGACGACGAGGGCGGCAAGGGCGGCAAGGGCGGCAAGGACGACGACGCCCCGGCCCCCGTCGAGATCACCTGCGACGGAAAACGCTGGACGCTCGACCCCCGCCGCCTGACGGAACTGCCCGACGCCGCCGACCTGTTCTCCGTACGCCTCGCCCATTGA
- a CDS encoding OmpA family protein, with protein sequence MTATQMTRGHRVRRAPRSAATAAVALLLSAALTAPVAHADPPGVTEDSSPPVHIDTGDPDLRMVQGAKLAPSKVLNIKSIVEADDGSERRQDTNDNVTFALQAEVLFGKDSAELSSDALSRIGTIAAEIKKQNATSLRVFGFTDNLGSAGHGLVLSKKRATAVQQELAKDLGSSVGFQIRGYGEQYPIADNGTEEGRKKNRRVEVSFPRAS encoded by the coding sequence ATGACCGCGACCCAGATGACCCGAGGACACCGGGTGCGCCGAGCGCCCCGGAGCGCCGCCACCGCCGCCGTCGCGCTGCTGCTCTCCGCGGCGCTGACCGCCCCCGTCGCCCATGCCGATCCGCCGGGCGTGACCGAGGACTCCAGCCCGCCGGTGCACATCGACACCGGCGACCCCGATCTGCGGATGGTCCAGGGTGCCAAGCTCGCGCCGTCCAAGGTCCTCAACATCAAGTCGATCGTCGAGGCGGACGACGGCTCCGAGCGCCGCCAGGACACCAACGACAATGTGACCTTCGCGCTCCAGGCCGAGGTCCTCTTCGGCAAGGACAGCGCCGAACTGTCGTCGGACGCGCTGTCCCGGATCGGCACCATCGCGGCCGAGATCAAGAAGCAGAACGCCACCAGCCTGCGGGTCTTCGGCTTCACCGACAACCTCGGCTCGGCGGGCCACGGCCTGGTGCTGTCCAAGAAGCGCGCCACCGCCGTCCAGCAGGAACTGGCCAAGGACCTCGGCTCGTCCGTCGGTTTCCAGATCCGCGGCTACGGCGAGCAGTACCCGATCGCCGACAACGGCACCGAGGAAGGCCGCAAGAAGAACCGCCGGGTCGAGGTCAGCTTCCCGCGCGCCTCGTAA
- a CDS encoding DUF192 domain-containing protein, with protein MARWENGPGVLYGAGSGVPVEIAASYRARARGLLGRDGIEGALLLTPASGVHTFRMRFAIDVAYLSRDFTVLAVRTMRPGRLGRPRLRARHVLEAEAGAMARWGLRPGLRLGVEPGR; from the coding sequence ATGGCGCGTTGGGAGAACGGTCCGGGAGTTCTGTACGGGGCGGGGAGCGGTGTTCCGGTGGAGATCGCGGCGTCCTACCGGGCCCGGGCCCGCGGGCTGTTGGGGCGTGACGGTATCGAGGGGGCGCTACTGCTCACCCCGGCGAGCGGGGTGCACACCTTCCGGATGCGGTTCGCGATCGATGTCGCCTATCTGAGCCGGGACTTCACCGTGCTCGCCGTCCGCACCATGCGCCCCGGGCGGCTGGGGCGCCCCCGCCTCCGCGCCCGGCACGTCCTGGAGGCGGAGGCCGGCGCGATGGCGCGCTGGGGGCTGCGGCCCGGACTGCGCCTGGGGGTGGAACCCGGCCGGTGA
- a CDS encoding prepilin peptidase, translating to MLMFLAAVYGAAAGLLIPRPVHRLAVDPEEEWRAVCPGGHPITGPARGWLGRGCCPDCGAYGPGPLPTAAATALVCAALAAATGPRPELVAWLVMAPVAVLLAAVDWRARRLPDVLTLPLAAAGAALLGSVGWLTGETAAWRRALLGGLLLGAWYLVLYLVNPRGIGLGDVKLAVGLGIALGWYGWRTLVTGGAAGVLLGALYGAGLLLVRREARKAVMPLGPFMIIGAFCGLLPGAAAAA from the coding sequence ATGCTGATGTTCCTCGCCGCCGTCTACGGGGCCGCGGCCGGGCTGCTGATACCGCGGCCCGTCCACCGGTTGGCCGTCGATCCCGAGGAGGAGTGGCGCGCGGTCTGTCCCGGGGGGCATCCGATCACCGGGCCGGCCCGGGGCTGGCTGGGGCGCGGGTGCTGTCCGGACTGCGGGGCGTACGGGCCGGGCCCGCTGCCCACGGCGGCGGCCACCGCGCTGGTCTGCGCGGCCCTGGCGGCGGCCACCGGGCCCCGGCCGGAACTCGTCGCCTGGCTGGTGATGGCGCCGGTCGCGGTGCTGCTGGCCGCCGTCGACTGGCGGGCCCGGCGGCTCCCGGACGTGCTGACGCTGCCGCTCGCCGCGGCCGGCGCGGCACTGCTGGGGTCCGTCGGCTGGCTCACGGGCGAGACCGCGGCGTGGCGGCGGGCCCTGCTGGGCGGCCTGCTCCTCGGCGCCTGGTACCTCGTCCTCTATCTCGTGAACCCACGGGGCATCGGGCTGGGCGACGTCAAGCTCGCGGTCGGGCTGGGGATCGCCCTTGGGTGGTACGGCTGGCGCACCCTCGTCACGGGCGGCGCCGCGGGGGTGCTGCTCGGTGCGCTCTACGGCGCGGGGCTGCTGCTCGTACGGCGCGAGGCGCGGAAAGCGGTCATGCCCCTGGGGCCCTTCATGATCATCGGGGCGTTCTGCGGGCTGCTCCCGGGCGCCGCGGCGGCGGCCTGA
- the mgrA gene encoding L-glyceraldehyde 3-phosphate reductase → MTGTDYRAAESRYDSMKYRRTGRSGLKLPAISLGLWHNFGDDRTLSSQRAILRRAFDLGVTHFDLANNYGPPPGSAELNFGKIFAQDFRGYRDEMILSTKAGYLMHPGPYGEWGSRKYLLSSLDASLKRMGVDYVDIFYSHRFDPDTPLEETMGALASAVQQGKALYVGISSYNAEQTRDAAGILRAMGVPALIHQPSYSMINRWTEDDLLLDTLEAEGMGCISFAPLAQGMLTDKYLHGVPEGSRAAQGKSLDPNLLSDDVVRRLRGLNEIAARRGQSLAQLALGWVLRDERMTSALIGASSVAQLEANIAALDAPAITEAELAEIDEFARTTDGVNIWARR, encoded by the coding sequence ATGACTGGCACCGACTACCGCGCGGCGGAATCCCGCTACGACTCGATGAAGTACCGGCGAACGGGTCGCAGTGGACTCAAACTCCCCGCTATCTCCCTTGGACTCTGGCACAACTTCGGGGACGACCGCACCCTGAGCTCCCAGCGCGCCATCCTGCGCCGCGCCTTCGACCTGGGCGTCACCCACTTCGATCTGGCCAACAACTACGGTCCGCCACCCGGGTCCGCCGAGCTCAACTTCGGAAAGATCTTTGCACAGGACTTCCGCGGCTACCGCGACGAGATGATTCTGTCCACGAAGGCCGGATATCTGATGCACCCCGGCCCGTACGGCGAATGGGGTTCACGGAAATATCTCCTCTCCTCGCTGGATGCGTCACTGAAGCGGATGGGCGTCGATTACGTCGATATCTTCTACTCGCACCGCTTCGACCCCGACACCCCGCTGGAGGAGACGATGGGCGCGCTGGCGTCCGCCGTCCAGCAGGGCAAGGCCCTGTATGTCGGGATTTCCTCGTACAACGCGGAGCAGACGCGGGACGCGGCCGGCATCCTGCGCGCGATGGGCGTACCGGCCCTGATCCACCAGCCCTCGTACTCGATGATCAACCGCTGGACCGAGGACGATCTGCTGCTGGACACCCTCGAAGCGGAGGGCATGGGCTGCATCTCTTTTGCGCCACTCGCGCAGGGCATGCTGACGGACAAATATCTGCACGGCGTCCCCGAGGGCTCGCGCGCCGCCCAGGGCAAGTCGCTGGACCCGAATCTGCTGTCCGACGACGTCGTGCGCCGGCTCCGGGGCCTCAACGAGATCGCCGCCCGCCGTGGCCAGTCGCTGGCGCAGCTCGCCCTGGGCTGGGTGCTGCGCGACGAGCGGATGACCTCCGCCCTGATCGGCGCCAGCAGCGTCGCCCAGCTGGAGGCCAATATCGCGGCCCTCGACGCCCCCGCGATCACCGAGGCCGAGCTGGCCGAGATCGATGAGTTCGCCAGGACCACGGACGGCGTGAACATCTGGGCCCGCCGCTGA
- a CDS encoding isoprenyl transferase: MLRSSGVRIPYPPALRNLVYRLYARRVEGRLDHTQVPKHIGVILDGNRRWARADGRTTEQGHQAGALKISELLGWCEETDVEVVTLWLLSTDNLDRPEDELKPLLGIIENTVRDLAADGRWRVHHVGNRDLLPTATQKVLKDSEQATQDNTGVLVNVAIGYGGRQEIADAVRSLLLEHAERGTSFEELAEIVDIDLISEHLYTRGQPDPDLVIRTSGEQRLSGFMLWQSAHSEYYFCEVFWPAFRKVDFLRALRDYAARHRRYGF, from the coding sequence ATGCTGCGATCTTCCGGGGTGCGCATCCCGTATCCGCCTGCACTGCGCAATCTGGTCTATCGGCTGTACGCGCGCAGGGTGGAGGGTCGCCTGGATCACACCCAGGTGCCCAAGCACATCGGCGTCATCCTGGACGGCAACCGGCGCTGGGCGCGGGCCGACGGGCGGACCACCGAGCAGGGCCACCAGGCCGGTGCGCTCAAGATCAGTGAGCTGCTCGGCTGGTGCGAGGAGACCGATGTCGAGGTGGTCACGCTGTGGCTGCTGTCGACCGACAACCTCGACCGGCCAGAGGACGAGCTGAAGCCGCTGCTCGGCATCATCGAGAACACCGTCCGGGACCTGGCCGCCGACGGCCGCTGGCGGGTGCACCACGTGGGCAACCGCGATCTGCTGCCCACCGCCACCCAGAAGGTGCTCAAGGACTCCGAGCAGGCCACCCAAGACAACACCGGCGTGCTGGTGAACGTGGCGATCGGCTACGGCGGCCGGCAGGAGATCGCCGACGCGGTGCGCTCGCTGCTGCTGGAACACGCCGAGCGCGGCACCTCCTTCGAGGAGCTCGCCGAGATCGTCGACATCGACCTGATCTCCGAGCACCTCTACACCCGCGGCCAGCCCGACCCGGACCTGGTGATCCGGACGAGCGGCGAGCAGCGGCTGTCGGGCTTCATGCTGTGGCAGAGCGCCCATTCGGAGTACTACTTCTGCGAGGTCTTCTGGCCGGCGTTCCGGAAGGTCGACTTCCTGCGCGCCCTGCGCGACTACGCCGCCCGGCACCGGCGCTACGGCTTCTAG
- a CDS encoding PhoH family protein produces the protein MVNIKQRRDNDRRTYVLDTSVLLADPGAMARFDEHEVVLPVVVVTELEAKRHHPELGYFARQALRLLDEYRVQFGRLDSPIPIGELGGSLRVELNHSDPGILPAGFRLGDNDSRILAVARNLQAEGYDVTVVSKDLPLRIKASSVGLLAEEYRAELAITDSGWTGMAELTISAEQVDDLFAAETTHVPEVAELPVHTGLVLQSERGKALGRVTSDGAVRLVRGDREAFGIHGRSAEQRIALDLLLDPDVGIVSMGGRAGTGKSALALCAGLEAVLERRQHRKVMVFRPLYAVGGQELGYLPGSEAEKMSPWAQAVFDTLSAVTSKEVIEEVVGRGMLEVLPLTHIRGRSLHDAFVIVDEAQSLERNVLLTVLSRIGANSRVVLTHDVAQRDNLRVGRYDGVVAVVEKLKGHPLFAHVTLNRSERSPIAALVTEMLEEGRI, from the coding sequence GTGGTGAACATCAAGCAGCGCCGTGATAACGACCGGCGCACTTATGTCCTCGACACCAGTGTCCTGCTGGCAGACCCAGGCGCCATGGCCCGCTTCGACGAGCACGAGGTCGTGCTGCCGGTCGTCGTGGTCACCGAGCTGGAGGCCAAGAGGCACCACCCCGAGCTCGGCTACTTCGCGCGGCAGGCGCTGCGCCTGCTGGACGAGTACCGGGTGCAGTTCGGGCGGCTGGACTCGCCCATCCCCATCGGGGAGCTCGGCGGGTCACTCCGGGTCGAGCTGAACCACTCCGACCCCGGGATACTGCCCGCGGGCTTCCGGCTCGGCGACAACGACTCGCGGATCCTCGCGGTGGCGCGCAATCTCCAGGCCGAGGGGTATGACGTCACGGTCGTCTCCAAGGACCTGCCGCTGCGCATCAAGGCGTCCTCGGTCGGGCTGCTGGCCGAGGAGTACCGCGCCGAGTTGGCGATCACCGACTCCGGCTGGACGGGGATGGCCGAGCTGACCATCTCCGCCGAACAGGTCGACGATCTGTTCGCCGCCGAGACCACCCATGTCCCGGAGGTGGCCGAACTTCCGGTGCATACCGGACTTGTGCTGCAGTCCGAGCGCGGCAAGGCGCTCGGCCGGGTCACCTCGGACGGCGCGGTCCGGCTGGTGCGGGGCGACCGGGAGGCCTTCGGGATCCACGGCCGCAGCGCCGAGCAGCGGATCGCGCTGGATCTGCTGCTGGACCCGGATGTCGGCATCGTCTCGATGGGCGGGCGGGCCGGCACGGGCAAGTCGGCACTGGCGCTGTGCGCGGGCCTGGAGGCCGTGTTGGAGCGCCGCCAGCACCGCAAGGTGATGGTGTTCCGGCCGCTGTACGCCGTCGGCGGGCAGGAGCTGGGCTATCTGCCGGGCAGCGAGGCGGAGAAGATGAGCCCCTGGGCGCAGGCCGTCTTCGACACGCTGTCCGCGGTGACCAGCAAGGAGGTCATCGAAGAGGTGGTGGGGCGCGGCATGTTGGAGGTCCTGCCGCTGACCCATATCCGCGGGCGGTCGCTGCATGACGCGTTCGTCATCGTGGACGAGGCCCAGTCACTGGAACGGAACGTCCTTTTGACGGTTCTGTCCCGTATCGGCGCCAACTCCCGTGTCGTGCTGACCCATGATGTCGCGCAGCGCGACAACCTCCGGGTCGGGCGGTACGACGGCGTGGTCGCGGTCGTCGAGAAGCTGAAGGGGCACCCGCTGTTCGCGCACGTCACGCTGAACCGCTCGGAGCGCTCGCCGATCGCGGCGCTGGTGACCGAAATGCTGGAGGAAGGCCGGATCTGA
- a CDS encoding transglycosylase SLT domain-containing protein has product MSRISVRGLAVASATAVTAVGAVAGVASGNALPSVDNTEAAAADATIADIPAGAQAQVQTASLTQQADDQSTQADTAALKSAQESARKAAAETAKSKKDAAEEAKAKKAAEKREKTLAASRSATRDASDFVSKGSYSISETQSMARQMMASDQFQCFSNIVDHESGWNYKATNAGSGAYGLVQALPGSKMASAGADWQTNPATQIKWGLNYMNDRYGSPCGAWSFWQANSWY; this is encoded by the coding sequence GTGAGCCGGATCTCGGTCCGGGGACTCGCCGTGGCATCCGCCACCGCGGTCACCGCTGTCGGCGCCGTCGCCGGTGTCGCTTCGGGCAATGCGCTCCCCTCGGTCGATAACACCGAGGCCGCCGCTGCCGATGCGACGATCGCCGACATTCCCGCGGGCGCACAGGCCCAGGTGCAGACGGCTTCCCTGACGCAGCAGGCGGACGACCAGTCCACCCAGGCGGACACGGCAGCCCTGAAGTCCGCCCAGGAGTCGGCGCGCAAGGCCGCAGCTGAGACCGCGAAGAGCAAGAAGGACGCCGCGGAAGAAGCGAAGGCGAAGAAGGCCGCCGAGAAGCGCGAGAAGACGCTGGCCGCTTCCCGGTCCGCCACGCGCGACGCGAGCGACTTCGTCTCCAAGGGCTCGTACTCGATCTCCGAGACGCAGTCCATGGCCCGCCAGATGATGGCGAGCGACCAGTTCCAGTGCTTCAGCAACATCGTGGACCACGAGTCCGGCTGGAACTACAAGGCCACCAACGCCGGGTCGGGTGCCTACGGGCTCGTCCAGGCGCTGCCCGGCTCCAAGATGGCCTCGGCCGGTGCCGACTGGCAGACGAACCCGGCCACCCAGATCAAGTGGGGCCTGAACTACATGAACGACCGTTACGGCAGCCCCTGTGGTGCCTGGTCGTTCTGGCAGGCGAACAGCTGGTACTAG